A stretch of DNA from Oryza brachyantha chromosome 9, ObraRS2, whole genome shotgun sequence:
GAGAGTCATCCATATTGCCACTTCTTGAGTACACCTTCACAAGTGAACTGCTTACTGCAAGATCAGCCAGTATACCTGATTTAATTGCATATCCATGTAATGATCTAGAATAGAATGGTCTTGCCATGTCAACACATAGGCTAAGAATAGAAGAGCATATAAAACCGTCTATTCGAGAACCTGCCGCCATCATAAGCTGAAATAGTGAGATTGCTTGTACTACTCGACATTTCGAATACAAGGAAATAAGACCATCGTTAATGAATGTGGTTTCTCCATAGACACGAAGGACGTGTCCATGAACTTCCTTCCCTTTGAGTAAACACTCTGGTCCATTCAAAGCTGAAAGAATGGCAGTTAACGAAACATGGTCTGGCTCAAAACCATCAAGAATCATATTCCTGAACGTTAGGAATGCCTCAACTGAATGGCCATGTGTAGCGAAACCAGCAACCATTGCTGTCCATGAGACTAAATCTTGTTCCTGCATTTCTTCAAAAACCTTGTAGCTATCCTGCATATTATCACATCTGGAGTACATGGTAGAGAGTGCGCTGCCAACAAGAATAGCATTAATGAGCCCATCTTTTATGGCAGATGAATGAAGTTGTCTGCCAATATCAATTGAAACAGAACTAAAAACGGAAGCATAGCATTTGTCATTTGGTCTTAGACCTTGAAGAAACATCCTCTTCAACAACTCAAGTGATCTCAGAAGGCTATGGTTACTGATCCCAGATATGAAGGCCGACCAGATACTTCTACTGCTTACTGTGCCAGCTTCTTCAAACACTTTCTCTGACAACTCAATGCACCCCATGTTTGTGTATGTTGAAATCAAAGCCTCCTTGACAACGCAATCCAAGTACAGCTCTGTCTTCATAATCATACCATGCATCTGGCTAGCCTCTTGTACCATAGACATCTGAGAGCATGCGAGCAGGATACTCGTGGCTGTGTATTTGTTGATCACCACCCCACTCCGCACCATTACCCTTAGCAGCAGCATCGCACTAACTGGGTCATCTTCCTGAACGAAACCAGCAATCGCGGTGGTCCATGAAACCACATTCCGGACTGGCATCCTCCAGAACTCCCTCATGGCAGCATCCATATCACCACATTTTGCATACATATTAACAAGCGACGTTCCAATAAACACATCGTACTCAGGATCACGCCGAAGCACAAGACCATGCACCGCCCGGCCAGCGCTCAGCTCCGCACCCGCCGCGCACGCGCTAAGGGCCCCGGAATAAGTGAACGAGCTGGGCTCGCACGAACCCCACACCATATCACGGAACATCTCGACGGCGAGCCCGTCCTCGCCGTTCCGCACCGCCCCGGAGATCGCCGCGCTCCAGCAGACGGCGCTGCTCGGGTCCCCGTCCGCGAACGCCCTGAGCGCGTCCCCGAGGCGGCCGCTCTTGGCGAGCAGGTCCACCATGCCGCTGCAGACGTACGCGTTGCCGGAGAGCCCGTCCTTCCAGGCGGCGCAGTAGACCTGCTCGGCCACCGCGACccgccccgcggcggcgcacgcggcgagcgcgccgcCGTAGGCGAAGTGGCTGGGCGCGATccccgcggcgcgcgcgcgggcgaagGACGCGAGCTCGGCGGGGAGCCGCGCGAGGAGGTCGGGGCCACGAGGCATTCCGCCGAACAGGTGgggcgcgacggcgcacgggGTGGAGGCGGAAGCTGAGAGAGCGCGGAGGTTGGCGGGGGCGAGAGGGGTGGAGgcgtgggggaggaggaggaggaggatgcggcGAGGCGGCATGGAGATGGCGCgacgggaggggaggaggcaaCCTACTCGTGTGCGCGGCTGCGCGCCATTGCCAACCCCCACCTCGAAAAGGAGAACGAAGGACGCCTTGCTGCCAAACGGCTTCACACAAGTTGACCGTGCGTCTGATTTTTCACTCCAGTCCAATTTTATGTGGTGTTttagttatcaaaattttttggtaaaaatatcacatcgaatgtttgactggacgtcgaaaggggtttttggatacgaatgGAAAaccaaatttcacggctagcctagaaaccgcgagacgaatcttttaagcctaattaatccgtcattagcacatgtttgttactgtagcacttatggttaatcatggactaattaggctcaaaagattcgtcttaagatttcttccataaatgtgcaattagttttttgattcatctatgtttaatgctttatttaggtatccaaaaattcagTGTGatgttttaggaaaaaaaatttgaaaactgaACAAGGTCTTATTGTTTGGCAAAAGAAACGGCTCTTGTTGAagacatactccctccatccccaaacaaaccaattttttattttttacctataatgtttgactttcattttattaaaaaaattacgattaatatttttgttttgtttagatgataaatcatgaatagatTTTACGtgtggctattttttaatttttttaaaaaaactttaaataagacgaatggtcaaacgctggacacgaaaattaaaaaattgatttgttttgtaacGGATGGAGATTGTTAGAAATCCTAACTTAGATTGAAACTCCAAAAGGTCaccaataatcaaataaaataaaatcacacaTGTAGGTAAGACGGTGATGAGCAATTGTGTGGAAAAGcttattcaaatttaacttagTTTGtgagatataaaaataataaatttcgAAGGAAGATagctttattaatttatttttatctaagcAATAAGGTCTATTTTGAcaagatttttaaataattgtttCGTCATATTATGTGTATGACTTTTTGATTGTGGTTCATATAAGTTTACACTAGAAGGTATCCTCTCGTTTAAGCTACGAAACTTTATATACCTATGGTCTCATAGTAAAATGGATCACTAACAAAGAGAGGACTTAAGGTAAAGGATCTTAATATCTTATTCCAGTTTCCACCTAAGTTAGGTTTTCCTATACTTTTTTCCTGCTCAAATCTAACTTGCTATTAAAAGCGAGGGAGtttgagtacaaaccacaatTCTCATCTCTTCTTAATTAACTCATGTACCCAccaaacaaagaaattaatagCCTCAATCTTTTAAATTATCATTCGCATGAGCAATCCCCCAACACAGTCTCATTGGAAACTAGCTGGGGATTTGGAATTTTGAATAAAGATTTACTTTCATATAGCATAAATTCGGCCAATTAGACAAGATGGCAAATGACCGCATAAGTCAACACGGCCGAGTTGGTCTAAGGCGCTATTTTCAGGTACTGGTCCGAAAGGGCATGGGTTCGAATCCCATTCTTGACacgttatttttgttgagattttttttaatatttactcGAATTTTGaaaagtattattttatttaaactaaACTAATGTTTATGGCATCCTTTAGCGGCAAATTAATCAGCTTAATTTTCTCCGTAGAAAGTTCTAAAGTTTGACCTACATCATCAACAATACTAGAAACCTGAAACCTGAGTAAACGCAACTTAAATGGCTTATGGTTGCAGAATAGCAGCAAGAATAATGTTTTAACGTGGTTCATTGACAACATCTGGCTCTGCTGAACAGAGCAAACAAATGGACAAATAAACAGAAGGGGGAAGAGAAACAAAACACCAGCTCAAGTAAGTAAAATTCATTCCAAGTACTAAGTGAACAAAAGTGCGGATCAAATGCCTCACAACATTTGACATCAAGTGCATCACAATGGTAGAAGGATTTCAAGTACTCCAAACTCGACAGTTATACTAAAACATTCAGCTAGAAGAGGCTAGACCATTGATCATCACCATCAACAAAAATGTTTTCCTTGTTTACAGCACGGCGTCTTGCTTCCACTTCCAAGAGTTCTACTTTGAGGCTGACTTGTCCTTGGTTTTCTGTATTTTCAAGACTTTCTTCACAATCTTCTGCTCTTCCACCAAGAAAGCACGGATGATCCTGCGAGGCAATATCAATCATATGAGGAACTGAGGTGACATAATAAAATACAGGTTACAAACACATGAATACATTAGAGCCTGTTTCCTGACCTTTCCCGAACAGCAGTTCCAGATAGCACTCCACCATAGGGACGATTCACAGTTCTGCGGTTCCTATACAACCTGGACCTTTTGTACTCAGCAGGCCTGAGGTGGGGAATCTGGAAATGGATGAATTGACAGCATGAGTACagcaaattaatatttatacaatGCATCATGTGTAGTACGTAATAACATAAAAATGTCAACACATAATAAGTGTTATCAAAAGCTAATAATCATGACAATTGTTCGATGATCAAAAGTGCAAGAGCTTCATCCATAGAAAGCATACTGATTCAGTTTTTGCGATTAATTCAGGTAGGAAGAAATGTTTTTAATGCAGTACATATTATAAACCATCATGAAGAGTCAGGTTGAGCAAACAGTGGGACTGTCACAACCTGATGCTAAATATACTTGCCTACATAGAAAAGAAGTTTCTACAACCCTTAGTTCAATGCTCAAACTCTGGTCACAGTACTATAACTCTCCGAATGCCCTATTATTAAAACCTGAACCCTCTTAGAAACTACAGTAAATCAGATTGATATAAGTACCATCTATACTTGacagaaaattaaaagaaatggAATCAGCATAAAGATTAAAGAACGAATTAGCAAAACGAGTTCCATATTAAATAGGAACAGACATGGGTAAACAAAAAGAGTAAATTGTGCGATTGAATCACTGTGGAGAACGGTGCTACATTCATGCGCCAAGCTGAAAATCATACGGCATGCAGATTTTCCATCAACTATCAACCATTCCATCTCACCAAAATATCGATACCTACACCAATCGCACCTTGATTTTATGTTACCAGGTCCTACAGCACAGTGATTTGCTAAGATAGAGTAATTTATCTACACTTGCACAGACTCATCGGCCTAACCCCTGATTACTTTGCTAAGATAAGAGTAATTTATCTACATTTGCACAGACTCGTCGGCCTAGCCCCAGATTAGAATCGATACCAGAAATAATCCTACCAAAAGCAACCAAGCAAATGCATTGCGCGGGCTAGATTAAGCGGGTCACTCACTCCCTGGATCTTCTTGCCGGTCACGGGGCACTTGGGCCCGCTCGCCCTCTTCTTGGTGTACTGGTACACGAGCTTGCCACCTGCAAATCGCAACACAACCACCCGCTCAGACAAGCGGAAAGAGCCACAGGCCTAAACAGATCGAGAAatccaccaaaaaaaagagcagACGCCGAGCACCACCAACGAAGAAGAGATGGGAGGATCCGGACCTGGGGTCTTGACGACCCGCGTCTGGTTGGACTTGGTGGCATAGCTGTGCCGCTTCCGGTACGTCAGGCGCTGCAccatctcgccgccgccgccgccggtggataAACcctagaggaggaggaggaggagggggaaaatgggagagagaaggggagcaagcgcgtggcggcggcgatgcctATAAATGGCTCTCCTCCGGGCGCCTTGACCTAGCACGGACGGCTAGGATTCACCCGATGCGGTAATGGGCCTGATCGGGGCGTCCTGGGCCTACTTGGGCCGTCTGCCCGCTGTTTTCTATCACTTCAAAGCCCATTGAAAATGTTGGCTTATTGGCAAATCTGAATGTTCATTTGAACACCTTGAAGCCTTAACTgaatgattctttttttttaaaaaaaaagtaaattgcTCTTTTACAATAGCtagatgtattttattttattttgtaccgCGTTTAGCATATATGTTCACTTTATACTAGGGCATACAAAGTAAGTTTCGCTTGCAATAGGTTCCAGCATATAATTGAAGAGATATCTTGTAAAATATTGGCAGCACTTCTTTAATTTAGACCATGTTTCACCAAGtttcatttgaattttatgaaattctcgtttttaatattttttcatgatgTATCATGGTGTTAAGTGGaacttattttgatataatcTGGTGCAAAGTGAAACATTGTGTATTTTACTCGGTGCAAAGTacaatttacttttttttttcttttttttacgatttcaAGTAAGACACACATGGACACACACCACTATGTATGCAAACCATACTCATGCATCGGTGATTGCATCTCAGACAGACGAAGATCAACAAGTGAAATTCTTTGacttgcttaaaaaattacgGACGAACGGTACGGTGACTTTCCGGATATTTTTAGACGTCTGATTCGCAACAAATGATCGAGATTGAACGCTATAGTAGTGATGAAAAGTGAATATGCACAGTAGGGTTTCCTATTTATTACTGTTTTCTACTGCTGCTACCGTGTTTTACTGCATAATActgttatgattttttttttgaaaaagttaGAGAATCcggattagaagatcagaggCAACTCCCTAGCTCCACCAAAAATTCCTATCATCGTCAAATGCAGAGTTGGACGGGAAATTTGGATCCTTGTTCCTGTGATCGTTCTTACTCGAAGCTAAGTGTATATTTCCGTGTAAAATCAGGCATGGTATAGTTCTCACAGTACCTACTACTCCTACCTTACCTAACTAGAACTTTCTGTTTGAGTGCTGTCTACATCGCTAGTATCAACTTATCAGTGGCAAATTGGTTGCCATCCAACCAATCTTTTTGGGTGGTCAAATCGATTTTCTTGGGAAACAATTCCCTAGTTGATCGATACGGTTTGTGATCATCGATCTTACCCATTTCAAGCCTTGCACGGATCAGATTGGATCAGATAAACAGTTAGTAGTACATCCAGAGCCAGCTCGGTTGAGCTCTAggccctcatcttttcgcttttttgtctaaaaaagttaaacgacatattcgtaaacgaaaaataatttgcgaacaaattttttatatacgtgttcttaattatctaaaaataaaggataaaaaataaactatgatggaATATCCCCAAATCAgctctaaatataaagttgaaaattcaaatcttggcttataagcataagcattagcgaaaagacgaggtcACTAACTCGCATACCCCGCACAGCCTGTGTGCATCTTGTTCCATCTGCATCCATTTGTCTGCTGCGATGCGATGCGAGCCTTGCATTTCCTGCTGATAATGACGGCGCCAGCCGCAGGTCCCCAGCTCCACGCACACACAGTAGCAGTTGATCCTTTATCTGCGAGTTATGATTTGTCTCTCTCAGAAGAATGCAGTGTTTGCAGTTAGTACTTGGATTGTTGGGTTCAGTATGGCCGCCAGTAGATGCCTCATGTGGCAAGCAAAAAGGGAGCACTTGTACTGttcatcttcaccagctgGGCACAGGTGACAATGGCGATCAACAGTAGCCGTGGCTTCAGTGCAGTGGACCATAGGTTACAGGTACACACAGAACAGTCCAGCCAGAACTGAACACGCATTCAGCTGATCTTCGCTTGGGCAAAGCCCTTATTGCTTCTTTATTTGCACACCGTGGTACTACAGCCTCAGCAGGGTTGTGCATCCATGTGGTGACAGAGGAGGCAAGGTACTACGCACAGTTCATCTCAGATTTGGCAATCTCTGCATTCTGGTAGGTGTTCTCTCTCTTGAGAGGAAATGGTGATTATTACACTGATAATTTTCTAGCTAAGGTACTGTAAGTACTATATGCCGTGTGGACTCTGTGGTTTATGAGCTGTTTTAATCATGTTACAATTGTAATCACTTGACATGTGTAAGGAGCTGGATTACTAAAAAGGTTAAGAAAACCTACAAGCCGGGGATTACATGGTGGAGATGCTATATGAAGGGggaaaagaacaaaagaagcatgtgtgtatatatatatatgtatgtactcTCAACAgggaaacaacaaaaatgaagCCTCCCTGTGGATCCTCCTATCTACAAGTGCGATCTTGTCCAGCTTCGCCTTGCACCAATGCAGCTGCTCGCTGGTGATCCTCGGCATCCGCAGAACCCGTGCCACGAGCCGCATGTCGACCTGCGAGAAGAAGAGGTTCTGGTTCAAATTGTCCTCCTTGGGCTTCTTGAACTTCTTCACGATGCAGTTGCCAGTCCTCAGGAGATCCTTCAGCCTCTTCTCTTTCTGCATCCATTTCAGGGTCATTCGGTGTCATGTAATGCAACAAGTATGTTTTGTCGGTACTGTACCAAATCCACTCTTTTGCCGGTACTGTGTAAATTCAGTAATTTACCTTCTGCAACGTGGCATGGATGTGCATCATAAGGTCATGGTCTAAAGGGTCCTGGAGCTCAACGTGGTTGCTCGACAAACCCTTGAGCACCGACGTCGTCTCGACTTTGTCGGACCTGATGAACTCCCAAAAAACGCGCATACATTCCTCCATGATCTCCTCCAGCTCCTCGCTCGTTATAACATAGTTCCCCTTACGCTGATCCTCCATCCTGTCCTTCAAGCTGTCCTCTGCAAATCCAACATTGACATACAAATCAATCAATCCAGGAGAATATAGAGCGACAAGATGGACTAACTGATTGTTCAGTTCTGAAACCAGATTTCTTACCTTTAATTACAGGTACTTGCAAGAGATTCCGGAGAACACATCGGTTGTTGATGTAGTTTGGCAGCCTAGGGCCCTTGAAGGACTCATCCTCCACAAACCTCTGCACTACTACCTGAAATTGTTGGAATTCTCCAGCCACCTGATTGTAATTATGGCTGTGGTAAGGATCGGAATCCGGCAGGTCGCGGGCCTGCTCGTACTGCCACCGGAGGAACTCCCATGATAAGCACATCTGCCCGACGTAAACCGTCTCCAAGTCATACCTGAGTTCCTTGAGAAACCTTTCTGACGGGTCCTCGGGTGATTTTCGACGTGATGACCGGAAATTGTGAGAAAGGATGGACGTCACCGTTGGTGATAAGGATTTTAGAGAGTTTGCCGATTGTTGAGGCCCTCTGAGCTGTAGAAAATCTGCAGCAAATCCATTGCAGTACATATTAGCACAACCGAATTTtaagcaaccaaaaaaaatcacttctTTTAGTACTCATTGagttgaaacaaaatattttcctaggTAAAGCATCATAAAGCTGCATCTGTCCTTAACTAGCTTTAAAAAGCTAGTGGATGCTATGCTTGATAGTCACAAAAGCTGCAAACTGCACTCTAGTGATAAAAGTTGCTAAAATTTGAGATAAATAAGGGTAAACAGGTAGTAatagtggaaaaaaaaatacatacctATTGCATACATCTTCTGATAGCACAATATGTCAAACTTCCTCATCCTCTCCCTGTAACTCTTGAAGAACTTGTTCAGCTCGTCCATCGGATCCTCGCGCAGGAACTTGGCATCGATTCTCCATGGCTTGAGATCCTCCATCGGCGCCTTTGGCGTCTCCGACTCCTCCAAGATCGTCGGCAACCCGATCGACCGCACTTTCTTCAGCTCCAGCTTCAGCTGTTCTATCAGATCCTGATGCTCCCACAGTGACTCcagctcgtcctcctcctcctctgtcaAATCCTTCCACTTGTCTTCTTgatcctcctccacctcgtcCAGCACCTTCCCCTTCTCTTCGACAGAGAAGGTTACATGTCGAGTGGCATTTGCTGGACGATCATTTGGGATATCAATTTCTTCTTCTGTAGTCTCTGAACTGATCCTGACGTCGGTGACTAGTCCACTTGGATGATCATTTGCACTGAATTCCTGCTCTGGAGTCTCTGGGATGCTCTTATCATCCGAAACCATCGCAAATGAAGGATCATCCAGGGTTCTGACGATTGCAATCTGATCATGAGAAACAGTCTCAACCGGTTGATCGTCCGTGCCAACAAATTCAATTTCTGATGGTTCAAGGTTGCTTTTTTCGTCGTGAGCCGCTAATGGCTGTTCATTTGCACTGACAATTTCTTTCCAAACATCAGAAATGAGTTCATGTGAATGACCATCTGTATCGGCAAATTCTTCCTCCAAATGACGCGGGATTCGCTTGTCATCAGAAACTGCTGCCTGTAACTGATCATTTGTAGCTGCAGATTCTTCAGTGTCGTCAGAAATGAGTTCAGATGAATGAACGTTCGTACCGACAAGTTCCCTTTCTGATGTTGGCTCCGAGCTCATCTTGGCATCAAGAACATGAACACGATGAGACGAGAGATCATCCAATTCTCTGTCGGAGATTGCTTCTGGGCTCCTCCTGGTATCGGAGACAGACTCGAACGAATGATCATTGATGGTGATGGTTTCCTTCTCTGAGTGATCCATGCTGTTCTCGTCTTCAGAATCGGCGTCGTGCACCggcgatgctgctgctgctgctgctgctgtcttCTTGCTGCCGGAGTAAGGagcgcgctcgtcgtcgctcaTGTCGAagctcacctcctcctcctccatgttCCTCACCTCGGCTTCTTCGCCGGTTCGTTTGTGCTTGTCTTCTTTGTACTCGGCGTCCGGCGAGGGGCTCCGGGACCACATGTCCTCGGGGTACTTGGCGGAGCCGCCGGCGATGCTGTCCGGCGATGCCCGGCCGACCGAGCCCGGCGACACCGTCGTCGCAGAATCCTGGAAAGACCGCTCCAGGTTGGAAGCCGACTCGTCGAGGGCGTCCAGTGCCTTGAGCACCTTGGCCTTGTAGTAGCTCTTGAGTCTGCCGGCGTCGTGCCCGGCCGCCGCTGGGAAGTCCTTCTCCGAGAGGAACCAGTCGCTGTCGGAGTCGACGGCGAGGTCCTTCACCGAGTAGCCGTCGCTGGCGGTTGACTCTGAGTCAGAGTCGCCGCCGAAGCCGGAGAACTCCGACGCGAAGCTCGTCCTCCCGCTCACGGCGCTGCCCTTCGACGCGGCAGAcggggagctcgccgccggcttccGTATCCGCGACGGCGCTCTCTTCTCCGGCGACGCCACGCTCTgggggcggcgcgcgccgggCTCGTTCGACGGACGGAAGTCGCTCTCCGTGAGGAAGCCGCGACGCGGGGGCACGTCGACCACTCGCCGCTCCTCAGGctgcgacgccgccggcgccggcgccgccgcagctgccagcggcggcgatggcacgAAGGATTCCTGGACGCGCACCGTGATGGCCTCCGGCTCCTTGACGAACCCCCGGAAGTCTCGCTCCGTCAAGAACCGGTAGTTATGCGTGGTCGCGACGATCCTTGGCGACGCCGCCTCCATGACCTCCCTACcctgctcttcttcttcttcttcttcttcttcttcttcttcttcttctcccatGACTACCTCTCTTTCCTCTGCTTCTCGCTCGCGTTCTTGCTTGGCCACCGATTCCAACGCGATCGCCGGCTTCTTCTCCGGCTCGTGCTCTTCCACTACTTGCACTGGTATCTCTCCCGAAACCACCGTCGTCTCTCGGAGAATTTCGGGCAACTGGTGCTGGAACTTGAAGCTGaaggtcgacggcggcgacggtgtcagcggcagcggcgccacCGGCTCCGGCGCCATCCTGGCGACGACATGGTCGTACGTAACCATGCCCTCCATGAAATCCTCCTCGCTCGTATGCATGAAGCTGAAGCTGCGCATCATCTCCAGAATCCTGTCGTCGTTCCTGcccgccgtctcctcctccctctcctcgtcctcgccgccgccggcgaaaccactcccgcgccgcgccttCCTCTCTGCCTCCTTATCCTCCTCGTCCCTGTCAATCAGCCAATCGGATTGTTCAGAATCCCTGCAAAATCATCGATTTTCTTGGCCGCCGGTGACGGTATAATACCTGGAGGGAGAGATGAAGCTGGAGGCGAGGTGGAttgcggcgacgagcgcgacggTGAGGAGCCAGAAGAATAGGGGAGAGGAGTAGCACCGCACCACGGCGTGAATAAACCCATTcgagccaccaccaccaccgcccgccgccgccgccgccgccgccgcggctggcgcgccgccaccctcaCCGGCATCCATGGACGGACAGCCAAACCCACACGGCCGCCTGGCTTCTACGTAACCTGACCTCACCTCGCACGGCAGCACATCACCACCATGGCAGCGCAGAAGAAGAGCGCGGCGCACCAGCACCGAAaaaagaaggggaaaaaaaaacgaaacgaaaagaaagaaaaccccgcctcctccgccttccGTCCGACggatccttttcctctctacGCCatagccaccaccaccaccacgacggCCCCGCGCGCGTGGCGAGGAAAACTACGTGCCACCATCCGCCGATCGAGGTGTGGATGGAGGAAGGAGGAACGGATACACCGGAGATGAGACGGCGAGAGCGACTGATCCCGATGGCGCTCTGTACTCTGTACTCCTCCCTCAGGCTTACAAAGAAAGACCGCGTCGCGGAGCAGCCTCTC
This window harbors:
- the LOC102703897 gene encoding pentatricopeptide repeat-containing protein At1g74600, chloroplastic, which encodes MPPRRILLLLLPHASTPLAPANLRALSASASTPCAVAPHLFGGMPRGPDLLARLPAELASFARARAAGIAPSHFAYGGALAACAAAGRVAVAEQVYCAAWKDGLSGNAYVCSGMVDLLAKSGRLGDALRAFADGDPSSAVCWSAAISGAVRNGEDGLAVEMFRDMVWGSCEPSSFTYSGALSACAAGAELSAGRAVHGLVLRRDPEYDVFIGTSLVNMYAKCGDMDAAMREFWRMPVRNVVSWTTAIAGFVQEDDPVSAMLLLRVMVRSGVVINKYTATSILLACSQMSMVQEASQMHGMIMKTELYLDCVVKEALISTYTNMGCIELSEKVFEEAGTVSSRSIWSAFISGISNHSLLRSLELLKRMFLQGLRPNDKCYASVFSSVSIDIGRQLHSSAIKDGLINAILVGSALSTMYSRCDNMQDSYKVFEEMQEQDLVSWTAMVAGFATHGHSVEAFLTFRNMILDGFEPDHVSLTAILSALNGPECLLKGKEVHGHVLRVYGETTFINDGLISLYSKCRVVQAISLFQLMMAAGSRIDGFICSSILSLCVDMARPFYSRSLHGYAIKSGILADLAVSSSLVKVYSRSGNMDDSRKLFDEISLPDLVAWTTIIDGYAQHGSSLNALAMFDSMIQLGVRPDTVVLVSVLSACSRNGLVEQGINYFNSMRTAYGVEPELHHYCCIVDLLGRSGRLAEAKCFVDSMPIKPELMIWSTLLAACRVHEDTVLGRFVENKIREGNYDSGSFATLSNILANSGDWEEVARVRNTMKGVNREPGWSMV
- the LOC102712658 gene encoding 60S ribosomal protein L34; amino-acid sequence: MVQRLTYRKRHSYATKSNQTRVVKTPGGKLVYQYTKKRASGPKCPVTGKKIQGIPHLRPAEYKRSRLYRNRRTVNRPYGGVLSGTAVRERIIRAFLVEEQKIVKKVLKIQKTKDKSASK
- the LOC102704175 gene encoding neurofilament heavy polypeptide-like, with protein sequence MDAGEGGGAPAAAAAAAAAGGGGGGSNGFIHAVVRCYSSPLFFWLLTVALVAAIHLASSFISPSRDEEDKEAERKARRGSGFAGGGEDEEREEETAGRNDDRILEMMRSFSFMHTSEEDFMEGMVTYDHVVARMAPEPVAPLPLTPSPPSTFSFKFQHQLPEILRETTVVSGEIPVQVVEEHEPEKKPAIALESVAKQEREREAEEREVVMGEEEEEEEEEEEEEEQGREVMEAASPRIVATTHNYRFLTERDFRGFVKEPEAITVRVQESFVPSPPLAAAAAPAPAASQPEERRVVDVPPRRGFLTESDFRPSNEPGARRPQSVASPEKRAPSRIRKPAASSPSAASKGSAVSGRTSFASEFSGFGGDSDSESTASDGYSVKDLAVDSDSDWFLSEKDFPAAAGHDAGRLKSYYKAKVLKALDALDESASNLERSFQDSATTVSPGSVGRASPDSIAGGSAKYPEDMWSRSPSPDAEYKEDKHKRTGEEAEVRNMEEEEVSFDMSDDERAPYSGSKKTAAAAAAASPVHDADSEDENSMDHSEKETITINDHSFESVSDTRRSPEAISDRELDDLSSHRVHVLDAKMSSEPTSERELVGTNVHSSELISDDTEESAATNDQLQAAVSDDKRIPRHLEEEFADTDGHSHELISDVWKEIVSANEQPLAAHDEKSNLEPSEIEFVGTDDQPVETVSHDQIAIVRTLDDPSFAMVSDDKSIPETPEQEFSANDHPSGLVTDVRISSETTEEEIDIPNDRPANATRHVTFSVEEKGKVLDEVEEDQEDKWKDLTEEEEDELESLWEHQDLIEQLKLELKKVRSIGLPTILEESETPKAPMEDLKPWRIDAKFLREDPMDELNKFFKSYRERMRKFDILCYQKMYAIDFLQLRGPQQSANSLKSLSPTVTSILSHNFRSSRRKSPEDPSERFLKELRYDLETVYVGQMCLSWEFLRWQYEQARDLPDSDPYHSHNYNQVAGEFQQFQVVVQRFVEDESFKGPRLPNYINNRCVLRNLLQVPVIKEDSLKDRMEDQRKGNYVITSEELEEIMEECMRVFWEFIRSDKVETTSVLKGLSSNHVELQDPLDHDLMMHIHATLQKKEKRLKDLLRTGNCIVKKFKKPKEDNLNQNLFFSQVDMRLVARVLRMPRITSEQLHWCKAKLDKIALVDRRIHREASFLLFPC